Within Pirellulales bacterium, the genomic segment CGTACCAGCTGCGCCGGCTGAAGAGCAACCGATAAGGGCTGAGCTTGGTGCGGATCAACGCGCGATCACTGAAGCTGTCGTATTCGATCCTCACCGAACGGCGGCTGCGAATGGCGTCGATCAGTTGTTGATAATAGGGGGCAGCGCCACGAGCCTGGCTGGTTGGCTCCATGCGCATCTGGATGGCGCTCGTCGCGTCGCGCAGATATTCGCGCAATCGCTCTGGTAGCGCGCATTCCAGCTTCAATGCCGCGGATCGCGCCGGTGCGTGAAACGGCACGCCCGAGCGGTCGCCCAAGTGGTAGCAAAGTACCAAGAGCGACAGTGCCTCTTCGGGCGTGAAGTTCGTGGGCGGCAGAAAGTTCATGCCCGGGATGCGGTACTGCTGCTCGGCATCCTCGAACTGCATGGGCACGCCGGCGAGCCGCATGACTTCCAGGTCGCGAAAGATCGTCCGGCGGCTGACGCTGCACTCGACGGCCAACGAGTGCGCATTGTGCCCCCTACCGGCCTGAAGGAGTCCGATAAGCCTGAGGAGCCTGGTTATTCGATCGTGTGTCATCGGTGAGGAGCGCGGGATCGACGGGCTGGGTGTTGTACGCCGCTTGCATCACGGCGACTCCCTCCCGGCGCGTGTCGCCGGTGGCGATCGCCGCCGACGGCGCCTGGATCGGCGACCTGCCCGACGCCCCCCAATCGTACGACACCAGCTTAGAGTCCGCGCTGGTCGAGCTCGAAATCTGGATGCCGGGCCCCGACAGGCCCGGTCGCCCCGGGCGCGGCGGGGGAGCTTTCGTAGTATCCAAGACCCCTGGCACGGCCTGACTGGCGGGGGGTGTCGGCACCGATTCGGGAAGCGTCTCTGGGATCGGCCGCGGCGGTGGCTGGTCGACACCATTACCGGTCGTCATATCGGCGGTGCCCATTTTCTGGCTGATCGGACCGCGGCTGAACACATTCGGCTGTATGAAGCCGTAGTTGATCTGCAGGCCAGCATCACGCTCGCGAGCACGCTTGCGGGCGTCGAAGTAGGCTTTGCCGGGCCACGGACCTTCGGCCAGGAATACGTTGTTGTACTCGAGCAGCGAGCCCTTGCGGTAATGCACCGTGCGGATCGCCAGGTTGTAGTCGACAAGCGAGCGGAAGTAATCGCTCGTGGCTACCGCCAGCCGGCGCTGGGCATCGAGCAGCAAGTCCAAGGTCACCGTGTCGGTCTCGTACGCGGCGCGAACCGCCTTGACGTTCACCTGGGCGGCGATCAAGCGGTTGAAATTCGTCTCGGTCAGCTCGTACGATCGGACCAGGGTGCGGACGGCCGAAGTGAGCCCGTGGATCATTTCCAATTCTTCTTCCTGCAAAATCGCACGCTCACGCGCCAACTGCAATTGGGCGTTGCGGACGCCTGCCAAGGCGGCACGGAAGCCGATGGGAATATTCGCCTGGAAGCCCATCTGCCATTCCTGGTATTGGCCACCGGTCAGCGATTGCATGGCGTTATTGAATTGATCGGGGCTGCGGTGGATGTCCCACAGATTCTGGCCGAAGCCCAGCCAGCGATATGTACCGTCGAAATCCAAACGGGGCAGCAGGAAGTTCTTCGAGGCAATGAGTTGCAGTTCCTTCTGCTTCACAATCCATTTCTGGCGGCGCAACTCAGGCATGCGGGCCAGGCTTTCGATCTTCACTTCGTCCCAGTCGAAATCGACCTTGGCGGTCGTCGGATCGTCGGCAGGTCGAATTAATCGTCCGTCGGTGGGCGCGATGCCCATCTGGTAGCGCAAGCGATTTTCCGTCTCATAGACGTTGCTCACGGCCGCCTCGACCTGGCCGCGGAAGAGGAAGTATTGCTCGCGGGCCTGGGCCTCTTTTTCCGCCTCGCCACCGCGGGCACCGGCGTCGTAAAGTGCCTTCACTTTTCGCCAGGTCGACAGGGCACTGTCACGGCCAACGACCAATGCGTCGAGATTGCGGTACGAGAAGTACAGTTCCCAATAGGCCAACTCGGTGTCATTCACCACGTCGCGAATGCGCCCTTCGAAGTCGGCGATCGCGATGTCGACGTTCGTGCGAGCGATGGCCACGCCGTTGTAAACGCCGGGAATGTTCGTGAAACCGCCCACGCCAGGAATACCGCTGGGGCCGGCGATGCGGTTGAACTGCGTGCCGCCACCTTGCAAGAACGGATGGCGAAACTCGGCTTCGAAGTTCGTCGTCCAGAAGGCTGGGAACAAGTTCGTGGGGTTGTTGTTCATGTCGTAGTTGGTGTTGTTGCGGAAGTACACCCGGTCACCGGCCGCCGTGACCTTTGCCAACTGCGACTGAAATTGCGCTGCGTCTTCTTCCAAGATATTGGCCAATAAGCCCGCGAAATTCGCATTCACCGGGTGGTCGTTCTTTTGCCAGAAAACGCTCGTGCTCCACTGGGTATCGAAGTTCGACAACGTACCTTCAACGCCGAAGCGCGGATCGCTTTCCGTGATCGCCGGCGCGTAGATCGTCTGGGCATTAAGCGGTGACAACGACACCTGAAACGTCGGGTTCTGCACCTGGCCGCCCAACGTGCGGAACACCTTGCTGTTTTGCAGCGTGATGCGAACGGCCTCTTCCAATCGCAATGGCCAGAATTCTTTTGGCTCAGGATTCTGCAGCGTCAACGGCGGCAGCGAACCGCTGACGTCCGGGATGGTATCCGTGTTCACGTCCGGATATTCCACCTCGGTGGCCACGCCTTTGTAGTGCGACAGGTCGCCGTCCTCGAAGAAGTAGAACGGCCGGCTCGGCTGGCAGCCTGTGATGAGTACCACGAACGCGGCAATCATCGCCCAAAACTTGGCATCTCGCACACTCATGGATCACGTCCTACACGACGGAGTTGCCGTTGATCTTCGATGGGAATTGCCTCGTTCCGCGTTTCCTGTCCGGCTTCGGCCAGGTCGGGCGGCTGTCGGCAAACTGGGCGCAGCCCTCCGGGGCGCTCCCATCGTCAAACCTCATATCGGCACCCCAAGCGTTAGACTTCTGCGAAATGATCTAATCGAAAAACTTTATGAGATCGTTAATCTCTCTCATTTCCCCCCAAACACAGCCGGCTACTGGCCTTCTCCAAACTGCCGCCACCTCGAGAAACTGCCACGAGGCTGCGCCGTTTCGGCCCGGAGTGAACGCTGCCAATGATGCATGCGAGCGGCCGAGGAGAGTCGCACTAACCCCCGGCGTCACGGTGCCGCGATGCCTTGCACGCCCAGAAGGGGCATGCACCGCAGTCTTTGCAAGTGGCGGCTGCTGGCAATGACGCGATGGCGTCTTTGAAGAGCAAGCGCTCGTTAGAGATACATGCCCACGAACCCGCCGTGAGCATCGCTTTCGGATTGCAGCCGCTGAAGCCGTTCAACCGTCTGCTTCAGATCGCCGGCGCCGATGTATCGGTCGAACTCGGCCCGGACGGCAATGGTCACCGTCTCGGCGAACCAGTGTACGACCGGTTCGGTGAGCCAATCGCAGGTCTCCCGCACCAATTCCACGTGCAGGTCGCAGCTCAGAGTTTTCTGGTCGGTTTCGTCGGTTTGTGCCGTGCCTTCGAAGCGAAACTCGATGGCCCCCGTGTCTTGCTGATTCGTCAGGTGAAACGTACAGCTGGCGTTGTACAGGTAGTAGGTGTTGAACGAGCCATGCCTGGCTATCGCTTCCAGGATGCGCTCGCAGCGGGCGCGGAACTTGGGCGATGCGTCCAGCGGAATATCGGTCCGCTC encodes:
- a CDS encoding TolC family protein, which encodes MSVRDAKFWAMIAAFVVLITGCQPSRPFYFFEDGDLSHYKGVATEVEYPDVNTDTIPDVSGSLPPLTLQNPEPKEFWPLRLEEAVRITLQNSKVFRTLGGQVQNPTFQVSLSPLNAQTIYAPAITESDPRFGVEGTLSNFDTQWSTSVFWQKNDHPVNANFAGLLANILEEDAAQFQSQLAKVTAAGDRVYFRNNTNYDMNNNPTNLFPAFWTTNFEAEFRHPFLQGGGTQFNRIAGPSGIPGVGGFTNIPGVYNGVAIARTNVDIAIADFEGRIRDVVNDTELAYWELYFSYRNLDALVVGRDSALSTWRKVKALYDAGARGGEAEKEAQAREQYFLFRGQVEAAVSNVYETENRLRYQMGIAPTDGRLIRPADDPTTAKVDFDWDEVKIESLARMPELRRQKWIVKQKELQLIASKNFLLPRLDFDGTYRWLGFGQNLWDIHRSPDQFNNAMQSLTGGQYQEWQMGFQANIPIGFRAALAGVRNAQLQLARERAILQEEELEMIHGLTSAVRTLVRSYELTETNFNRLIAAQVNVKAVRAAYETDTVTLDLLLDAQRRLAVATSDYFRSLVDYNLAIRTVHYRKGSLLEYNNVFLAEGPWPGKAYFDARKRARERDAGLQINYGFIQPNVFSRGPISQKMGTADMTTGNGVDQPPPRPIPETLPESVPTPPASQAVPGVLDTTKAPPPRPGRPGLSGPGIQISSSTSADSKLVSYDWGASGRSPIQAPSAAIATGDTRREGVAVMQAAYNTQPVDPALLTDDTRSNNQAPQAYRTPSGR